One window from the genome of Dermacentor silvarum isolate Dsil-2018 chromosome 7, BIME_Dsil_1.4, whole genome shotgun sequence encodes:
- the LOC119458890 gene encoding uncharacterized protein K02A2.6-like, protein MLPSTTPTRPWEEVGVDLFHMNGQHYVLLVDYRSRFPEVISLRSTTAPAVINVIKSVFARHGIPRLVRSDNGPQFAAREFSAFSDSYSFRHVTSSPPFPQSNGEVERIVRTGKDLLRKADDPYLALLAYRDTPGVNGVSPVQLLMGRRLQTRVPKTSHQLEPTWPPSVLFTRPDQDNRRRQASNINRRHAARAMRPLQAAEQVWVRDANSPAIVMGRAQCPRSNVVETPTGVLQRNRMHLVPTTGRPAEGTTSPPGTPAAAQTAMCPTTPGADRAAQDQGTASPRESISTADATRGSTYTPRVSKFGGKIRRPRRLDL, encoded by the coding sequence ATGCTGCCGTCAACCACTCCAACTCGGCCCTGGGAGGAGGTGGGCGTCGATCTTTTTCATATGAATGGCCAGCACTATGTCCTTCTGGTGGATTACCGGTCACGCTTCCCGGAGGTCATCAGCCTGCGCTCGACGACAGCACCGGCTGTCATCAACGTCATCAAGAGCGTCTTCGCGCGCCACGGGATCCCGAGACTGGTGCGCAGCGATAACGGTCCTCAGTTTGCTGCAAGAGAGTTCTCCGCCTTCTCCGATTCCTACAGTTTCCGCCACGTCACTAGCAGCCCCCCTTTTCCACAGTCGAACGGGGAGGTGGAACGGATTGTGAGGACGGGCAAGgacctgctgcggaaggcggatgATCCTTACCTTGCGCTTCTGGCATACCGGGACACTCCTGGGGTTAACGGAGTGAGCCCTGTTCAGCTGCTCATGGGCAGGCGCCTACAGACCCGGGTACCGAAGACGTCGCACCAGCTGGAGCCTACCTGGCCGCCGTCGGTCCTATTTACTCGGCCTGACCAAGACAACCGAAGGCGCCAAGCATCCAACATCAACAGACGACACGCGGCTCGTGCAATGCGGCCTCTTCAGGCCGCCGAGCAGGTCTGGGTACGGGACGCCAACTCCCCCGCGATCGTCATGGGGCGAGCTCAATGCCCCCGCTCTAACGTGGTGGAGACTCCGACGGGTGTACTCCAGCGCAACCGGATGCACCTGGTACCAACGACGGGGCGTCCTGCGGAAGGCACTACCAGTCCACCTGGAACTCCCGCGGCGGCGCAGACCGCCATGTGCCCAACAACGCCTGGAGCTGATCGAGCAGCCCAAGACCAGGGAACCGCATCGCCTCGGGAAAGCATCTCCACTGCAGATGCAACCCGTGGTTCTACTTATACGCCACGCGTCTCTAAGTTCGGGGGAAAGATCCGCAGGCCGAGAAGGCTCGACCTATGA